A genome region from Manduca sexta isolate Smith_Timp_Sample1 unplaced genomic scaffold, JHU_Msex_v1.0 HiC_scaffold_60, whole genome shotgun sequence includes the following:
- the LOC115444549 gene encoding tubulin beta-1 chain-like codes for MREIVHIQAGQCGNQIGAKFWEIISDEHGIDPTGAYHGDSDLQLERINVYYNEASGGKYVPRAILVDLEPGTMDSVRSGPFGQIFRPDNFVFGQSGAGNNWAKGHYTEGAELVDSVLDVVRKESESCDCLQGFQLTHSLGGGTGSGMGTLLISKIREEYPDRIMNTYSVVPSPKVSDTVVEPYNATLSVHQLVENTDETYCIDNEALYDICFRTLKLSTPTYGDLNHLVSLTMSGVTTCLRFPGQLNADLRKLAVNMVPFPRLHFFMPGFAPLTSRGSRQYRALTVPELTQQMFDAKNMMAACDPRHGRYLTVAAIFRGRMSMKEVDEQMLNIQNKNSSYFVEWIPNNVKTAVCDIPPRGLKMAATFIGNSTAIQELFKRISEQFTAMFRRKAFLHWYTGEGMDEMEFTEAESNMNDLVSEYQQYQEATADEDAEFDEEQEQEIEDHH; via the coding sequence TTCTGGGAGATCATCTCTGACGAGCATGGCATCGACCCCACCGGCGCCTACCATGGCGACTCGGACCTGCAGCTGGAGCGCATCAACGTGTACTACAATGAGGCCTCCGGCGGCAAGTACGTGCCGCGCGCCATCCTCGTGGACCTCGAGCCCGGCACCATGGACTCTGTCCGCTCCGGACCTTTCGGACAGATCTTCCGCCCGGACAACTTCGTCTTCGGACAGTCCGGCGCCGGTAACAACTGGGCCAAAGGACACTACACAGAGGGCGCTGAGCTTGTCGATTCAGTTCTTGACGTAGTCCGCAAAGAATCCGAATCGTGCGATTGCCTGCAGGGCTTCCAGCTCACACACTCCCTTGGTGGCGGTACCGGTTCCGGTATGGGCACCCTCCTTATCTCAAAGATCCGTGAGGAATACCCTGACAGAATAATGAACACATACTCAGTCGTCCCCTCGCCCAAAGTATCAGACACCGTAGTCGAACCCTACAACGCGACTCTCTCAGTGCACCAGCTCGTAGAAAACACAGACGAAACCTACTGCATCGACAATGAGGCTTTATATGACATCTGCTTCCGCACGCTCAAACTCTCCACACCCACCTATGGTGATCTCAACCACTTGGTATCCCTCACAATGTCCGGTGTCACTACCTGCCTCAGGTTCCCTGGTCAGTTGAACGCTGATCTCCGCAAACTGGCTGTCAACATGGTTCCTTTCCCTCGTCTCCACTTCTTCATGCCCGGTTTCGCTCCCCTCACATCCCGTGGAAGCAGACAATACCGCGCCCTCACCGTGCCCGAGCTCACCCAACAGATGTTCGACGCTAAGAACATGATGGCGGCGTGCGACCCGCGTCACGGCCGTTACCTCACCGTCGCCGCCATCTTCCGTGGTCGCATGTCCATGAAGGAGGTCGACGAACAGATGCTGAACATCCAGAACAAGAACTCGTCGTACTTCGTTGAATGGATCCCCAACAACGTTAAGACCGCCGTGTGCGACATCCCGCCGCGTGGTCTCAAGATGGCGGCCACGTTCATCGGCAACTCCACCGCTATCCAGGAGCTGTTCAAGCGCATCTCTGAACAGTTCACCGCTATGTTCAGGCGCAAGGCTTTCTTGCATTGGTACACCGGCGAGGGCATGGACGAGATGGAGTTCACCGAGGCCGAGAGCAACATGAACGACCTGGTGTCCGAGTACCAACAGTACCAGGAGGCCACCGCCGACGAGGACGCCGAGTTCGACGAAGAGCAAGAGCAGGAGATCGAAGACCACCATTAG